The region GGCCAGCGGCTTTGCCATGCTGCGCAGCAGTGATTTGCCGTTCCTGCGCGCGGTCATCCCGGTGCTGCTCGAAGGCGCCGCCAGCGCCCAGGACGTAGTCGCCGGGATCGAAGACACCCTGAAAAAACTCGACTACAGCCTGCAGCACTTATCGCCGGAGATGTTCAAGCTCACCCAGCAACTGTTCGACGTACTGGGTATGGGTATCACCCGCGGCCCGTTGACCGGGATCTGGGGCAGTTGGGAAAACGCCAGCAGCGAGCAGATTCGCAACTTCCTGCACCGCTGGGAAAACAGCTACCTCAACCTGCTGCGCATGGGCCAGGGTTCACTGCTCAAGCTGGTGATCATGGCGTGGTACTTCCGCCCGCAATCCTGGGCCCATTGCGGCTACCCCGGCCCGCCGAAGATCTAACCCTGATAACCCGATCAGAAAATGTGGGAGCGGGCTTGCTCGCGAAAGCGGTGGGTCAGTCAATAAATTCTTAACGGAGACACCGTATTCGCGAGCAAGCCAGCGCCCACATTGACCGCAACTTCGTAGCGTTTAACTCATAAAAACAAGAGTGCACTTCATATGCCCGTACCCGATCTGTTCCGCGACGGCCTGGCCCGTGGCTGGAAAACCCACAATGGCGCCGCCTTAGGCAACGACCTGACCCTGGAAGCCGATGTGGCGATTATCGGCAGCGGCGCCGGTGGCGGCACTACCGCCGAGATCCTCAGCGCAGCCGGCTACAAGGTGTTGCTGATCGAAGAAGGCCCGCTCAAAACCAGCAGCGATTTCAAACTGCTGGAAGACGAGGCCTACGCCAGCCTGTACCAGGAGGGCATCGGCCGCATGAGCAAAGACGGCGCGATCACCATCCTGCAGGGCCGGGCCGTGGGCGGCACCACGCTGATCAACTGGACGTCGAGCTTTCGCACGCCCGATGCCACCCTCGCCCACTGGGCCAGCGAATACGCGGTAAAAGGCCACAGCAGCGCCGAGATGGCGCCGTGGTTCGAGAAGATGGAGCAGCGCCTGGGTATCGCGCCGTGGGCCATACCACCGAATGCCAACAACGATGTGATTCGCAAAGGCTGCGAAAAACTCGGTTACAGCTGGCACGTGATTCCGCGCAACGTGCGCGGCTGCTTCAACCTGGGGTATTGCGGCATGGGCTGCCCGGTCAACGCCAAGCAGTCGATGCTGGTCACCACCATTCCGTCCACCCTGGAAAAAGGCGGTGAGCTGCTCTACCTGGCCCGCGCCGAACGCCTCAACTACAGCGGCGACACGATCAGCAGCCTGGAATGCGTCGCCATGGATGAACGCTGCGTGGCCCCCACCGGGCGCAAGATCACGGTCAAGGCCAAGCATTACGTCCTGTCCGGCGGTGGCATCAACAGCCCGGCACTGCTGATGCGTTCGGACGCACCCGACCCGCATTCGCGGCTGGGCAAGCGCACTTTTCTGCACTTGGTGAACTTCTCCGCCGGGCTGTTCGACGAGGTCATCAACCCGTTCTACGGTGCGCCGCAGTCGATCTATTCCGACCACTTCCAATGGCTGGACGGCACTACCGGCAAAATGTCCTACAAGCTGGAGGCTCCGCCCTTACATCCGGGCTTGGCCAGCACCCTGTTCGGCGGCTACGGCACACAGAACGCCTTGGACATGAGCCAACTGCCCCATACCCACGCCATGCTCGCGCTGCTGCGTGACGGCTTTCATCCCGACAGCCCGGGCGGCACCGTGGAATTGCGCAGTGACGGCACGCCGGTGCTCGATTATCAGGTGTCGGATTACGCCTGGGACGGCCTGCGCCGGGCGTTCCATACCATGGCCGAGATTCAGTTCGCAGCGGGCGCCAAGTCAGTCAAGCCGTTGCACCACGATGCACGCTACGTGAACACCTTGGCCGAGGCGCGCAGCCTGATTGACGGCCTGAGCCTGGAATTGCACCGCACAACACTGGGCAGCGCCCACGTAATGGGCGGTTGCGCCATGGGTGAAGACCCGAAAAACGCGGTGGCCGACAGCCTCGGCCGGCATCACCAATTGCGCAACCTGTCGATCCACGACGGCTCTTTATTCCCCACCAGCATTGGGGCTAACCCGCAATTGTCGGTGTACGGATTGACGGCGCAACTGGCGACAGCATTGGCCGAACGTCTGAAAACGGCATGAAAAAACACGGTATTCGTGCTGTCTATAGTGCTTTCTTCTGCATAAGTTGACTTGGCCGACCGGGACGGCTGCGATACCATCCGGTTCCCCAACGGACTCCGCCAGGACGACGCGATGAACCGAGTGTTGTACCCAGGTACCTTCGACCCGATTACCAAAGGCCATGGCGATCTGGTCGAACGCGCCTCTCGCTTGTTCGACCATGTGATCATCGCGGTCGCCGCCAGCCCCAAGAAAAACCCGCTGTTTCCCCTGGAACAGCGCGTGGAATTGGCACGCGAGGTCACCAAGCACTTGCCTAACGTGGAAGTGGTGGGCTTTTCGACGCTGCTGGCGCACTTCGCCAAAGAGCAGAACGCCAATGTGTTCCTGCGTGGCCTGCGTGCAGTGTCGGACTTCGAATACGAATTCCAGCTGGCCAACATGAACCGTCAACTGGCGCCCGACGTGGAAAGCCTGTTCCTCACGCCGTCGGAGCGTTATTCGTTCATTTCCTCCACATTGGTCCGTGAAATCGCTGCTTTGGGCGGGGATATCACCAAGTTCGTGCACCCGGCCGTGGCAGATGCGCTGACCCTGCGTTTCAAGAAGTAATTTCTGAGGCGTGGGCTTGTTGTGGCGAGCGGGCTTGCCACAATAAGCCAGCTCACCCCCACAAGCACATAAGCCACAGGTCATGTGCGCTCGCACTGTGGGCGCCAATGCGGCACAATTGCGCGCATTCGTTTTCAGATGCCCTGGCTGACAGCCCTGGCAGGAGTTTCCATGTCCCTGATCATCACCGACGATTGCATCAACTGCGACGTCTGCGAACCCGAGTGCCCGAACGCTGCGATTTCCCAGGGCGAAGAGATCTACGTGATCGACCCCAACCTGTGCACCCAGTGTGTCGGCCACTACGACGAGCCTCAGTGCCAGCAAGTGTGCCCGGTGGATTGCATTCCGCTGGATGAAGCCCATCCGGAGACTGAAGAGCAGTTGATGGAGAAGTACCGGAAGATTACCGGTAAGGCCTAAGCCTTTGTGGCGCCCATCAGGGCCTCATCGCAGGCAAGCCAGCTCCCACATTTAGACGTGTGAATACATTCAAGTGTGGGAGCGGGCTTGCTCGCGAAGGCGGCATCAGCCATCACACAGAGTCAGCTCTGGCACTTAGGGCAAAACACACTCGCCCGCTGCCCCAACACCACATTGCGCAACTCCGTCCCGCAGACCTTGCACGCCTCGCCTCCCCGGCCGTAGACAAACAGTTCCTGCTGGAAATACCCCGGCTGCCCGTCACCCCCAATAAAGTCGCGCAGCGTGGTACCGCCCCGTTCAATGGCGGCCGCCAGCACGCGCTTTATCTCAATCGCCAGCTTCAAATAGCGCCCGCGTGAGATACCGCCCGCGGCCCGACGCGGGTCAATCCCCGCCGCAAACAACGCTTCCGTCGCATAAATATTGCCCACCCCCACCACCACTGCGTTGTCCATGATGAACGGCTTCACCGCCATCGAACGCCCACGGGACAGCTGGAACAGGCGCTCGCCATCAAACAGGTCGGTCAACGGCTCGGGCCCCAGGCGCATCAGCAACTCGTGGTTGTGCGGGTCGTGGCTCCAGAGCATCGCGCCGAAACGCCTGGGGTCGGTGTAACGCAGGGCCAGGCCGGATTCGAGTTCGATGTCCACATGCTCATGTTTGAGTGCCGGCGAACCGACTTCCACCATGCGCAGGTTGCCCGACATGCCCAAGTGGCTGATCAAGGTGCCCACTTCGGCATTGATCAACAGGTACTTGGCCCGCCGCTCCACCAATACGATGCGCTGCCCTGAGAGACGCACATCAAGGTCTTCCGGGATTGGCCAGCGCAGGCGCCGCTCACGCACCACCACGCGACTGACCCGCTGGCCTTCCAGGTGGGGCGCAATTCCGCGCCGGGTGGTTTCGACTTCTGGTAACTCGGGCATGTGTACCTCTTGAAAAAAGGGTCAGTGCGCGCCCAGCTCGCGGATCGACAACTTCATGCTTTCAAAGTCGTAGTCCGACAGGCCCACGTAATCCAGCACCAGGTGGCCGATAGCATTCCACTCATGGTCTACCGACTGGCTGCCCAGCACACGGTAAGACGAGCAGATATGCTCGGCCATTTTCAGGATCGCCAGCAGGTTTTTCAGTTGCGGAGTGCGCGACGACTCATCGCTGAAAATCGCCAGGGCATTGTGGTGGTTGGCGATGGCGTCGGTCACATGCTCCGGCAGGCGCCAGGACTTGGCGGTGTAATAACCGACGACTGCATGGTTGGTGTTGAACGCGTTGTTCTCGGTGTCGACCACCCGGCAGTCGGGGCCGGCGTTGGCGTAGGCCTCTTCCAGCACCGTCATGTAGTTGGGAAAACGCTTGAGCATCAATGGCACACCGCAATCGTGAAACAGGCCCAAGGCATAGGCCTCGTCTACGGTTTGCGAACCGGTGCGTTTGGCCAGGGTCAGGCACGTCATGGCCACATCCTGGGCAGTGTCCCAGAAGCGGTTGAGGGTGACGATGGTGTCGTCGCTCATCTCGCCCTTGATCGACTGCGCATTGATCAGGTTGATGATCGAGCGGCTGCCCAGCAGGTTCACTGCGCGCTGGATCGAGGCGATCTTGTTGCTCAGGCCGTAATAGGGCGAGTTGACGATCTTCAGCAGCGCACCGGACAAGCCTGGGTCTTGGGAGATCAACCGCGCGATCACTTCCAGGTCCGGGTCGGGCATGTACTGCTCCATCTGCAAATCCACCATGATTTGCGGTTGAGGCGGCACGCTGATGCCTTGCAGGGCCTGTTGGATCTGCTCGGCGGAAAGCTCTTGGGACATAAGTACACACTCTGGGCTAGGCGGGGATTCTAACCCTTATGAAGACTTGACCGACACCCAAATGCCGAACTGAAACCGGATCAAATGTGGGAGCGGGCTTGCTCGCGAAAGCGCGGTGTCAGTCACCGAATACAGTGGCTGATCCACCGCTTTCGCGAGCAAGCCCGCTCCCACATGTCCGGCGGCGCCGCGAATTCATGCACAACACGGTATACTCCCGCTCTTTTTTCCGGAGCGACGTCATGTCCCTGCCAAGCCTGCGTCTCAAAGCCAACGCCGATCGTCGTTTGCGCAACGGCCACCTGTGGGTCTACAGCAACGAAATCGACGTGGCCGCCACACCTCTTCATGGCTTCCAGGCAGGCGACCAGGCCATCCTGGAAGCGGCCGGCGGCAAGACCCTGGGCATCGTGGCCATGAGCCCGAACAACCTGATCTGCGCACGCCTGCTGTCGCGCGACATCAAGTTGCCCCTGGACAAGTCGCTGCTGGTGCACCGCATCAACGTCGCCCTGTCGCTGCGTGATCGCCTGTTCGACAAGCCGTTCTACCGCCTGGTCTACGGCGATTCCGACCTGTTGCCAGGCCTGGTAGTCGACCGTTTCGGCGACATCCTGGTGGTGCAGATCGCGTCGGCGACCATGGAAGCCCACAAAGAAGACGTGATCGCTGCGCTCACCCAAGTGCTCAAGCCGAGCGGCATCCTGTTCAAGAACGACTCCGCCGCGCGCGACGCTGAAGGCCTCAACCGCTACGTTGAAACCGTGTTCGGCCTGGTGCCGGAGTGGGTAGCGCTGGAAGAAAACGGCGTGAAGTTCGAAGCCCCGGTCATCCAGGGCCAGAAGACCGGCTGGTTCTACGACCACCGTATGAACCGCGCGCGCCTGGCCCCGTATGCCAAAGGCAAACGCGTGCTGGACCTGTACAGCTACATCGGCGGCTGGGGCGTGCAAGCTGCAGCCTTCGGCGCCAGTGAAGTGTTCTGCGTCGACGCCTCCGCTTTCGCCCTCGACGGTGTTGAGCGCAACGCCGCGCTGAACGGCGTCGCCGAGAAAATGACCTGCATTGAAGGCGACGTCTTCGAAGCCCTCAAAGAGCTGAAAGCCAGCGAAGAACGCTTCGACGTGATCGTCGCCGACCCACCGGCCTTCATCAAACGCAAAAAAGACATGAAAAACGGCGAAGGCGCCTACCGTCGCCTGAACGAGCAAGCCATGCGCCTGCTCAGCAAGGACGGCATCCTGGTCAGCGCATCCTGCTCGATGCACCTGCCGGAAGACGACCTGCAAAACATCCTGCTGACCAGCGCGCGCCACCTGGATCGCAATATCCAGATGCTCGAACGCGGCGGCCAGGGCCCGGATCACCCGGTGCATCCGGCGATTGCAGAGACGCGGTATATCAAGAGCATTACCTACCGGTTGCTGCCTAACAGCTAAGCAATAAGCGCAGATCAAAATGTGGGAGCGGGCTTGCCCGCGATTACGGTGAACCCGTCAATGAATCTGTTGACTGACACTCCGTTATCGCAGGCAAGCCAGCTCCCACATTTTTTTGTGCTGTGTCAGAAACATTGCCGCAGGCCACACAAGTCCATATGGCTTCCCACAAGGTTTTTGATTGAATTCCACATGTCGCAGACTAGTATTGGTTTCTGGTTTTACTCCGGAAAACAAAAACAATGTCTGAGTCCACCTGCTCGCCCCCACTCAGTGGCGACGTAAAACGCCAACAACTGTCCCGCTTCATCCTCATCACCTGCATTTCACTGATCAGCTTCTTTCCGATCAATATTCTCCTGCCCTCATTCCCCGCGCTGGCTACCCGGTTCGACATGCCTACGGCGGACATCGCACTCTCCATCAGCCTGTTCACCCTGGTCTTTTCCATCTCCCAATTGGTCGCGGGCCCGTTGTCGGATAAATGGGGACGCAAGGAAGTCCTGCTCGGCTGCATCACGCTGTCGATCCTGGGTGCGATTGGCTGCGCACTGGCCTCGGACTACCTGACCTTCCTGCTGTTTCGCTCCTTACAGGCGATGGGCTGTGGCTTCTTCGTGCTGGGCCACGCCCTGGTGGAAGACCTGTTCGAGGAACAGGATCGAGCCCGGGTACGCCTCTATTACATGACCCTGAGTGGTTCGTTTGTCGCGCTGTCACCCCTGATAGGCTCCTGGCTGCAAACCACATTCGACTGGCAAGGCAGCTTCTACGGATTCGCGCTGATGGCGCTGGGCATGTTGATCCATGCGTTCTGCATCCTGCCGTCCAAATCCGCCAGCCCCCACCGTGCCCCGGTTTCGATCATCGGCACGCTGAAAGCCGTCGCAAGCAATCGGGACTTCCTGCGTTACTGGTGGATCGCCGCGCTGGTGTTTGCCTGTTATTTCGCGCTGATCAGCGTGACGCCGCTGATTTTCATGGATGCACTGAAACTGTCGGAATACCAGTACGCCCTGGTGCTGATGGTGTACGGCGTGGCCTATCTGCTCGGCGGCGTCGCGGCGTCATATTTGCAAAAGCGCATCCCGCTGTCCCGGCAAATCAACCTCGGCCTCGGCTTGCTGCTTGTCGCTGGTGTGCTGTTGACACTGATCGTCAGCGTTGAGGCGATCACCACCATCACCCTGCTGATTCCGATGCTGATCAGCGCCCTGGCCGTCACCCTGGTTCGGCCTGCCGCGATTTCTGCGGCAATGTTGCTGTTCTCCAGCAATGCAGGCACAGCCGCATCAGCGGGCAACAGCATCATGTTCCTCAGCGCCGCCGTCAGCAGCGCCGCCCTTGCGCAAACCGGCACGCATTTGCTGATGACCATTGCTGTCAGCTTCATCCTTTTCAGCCTGTGGGGTTGGTTGACGAATGCGCGGGTCGGGCGCTAATGCCCCGCCACACGTCCCGTAAGCGCTATCTCCACGCTTACGGCCATTCCCTCCCGCCGCCAGCGGTGTAGAATCGACGTTATTCATCGCCAGTCATCCCCCGGCGGGTTTATGAGCTCGAGGCCCAAGCACGCGGCGATCCCGCGACGCGAGTGGCAACTTTTGGACACGCGGCCATTTTCTGAGTGTTCCAGACGTCAATAGAAGCTCACTCCCCTTTAGTACTTGATTAGCCGCCCGGAGTGCTCCAATGCCTGATTACCGCTCGAAAACATCTACCCACGGCCGCAACATGGCCGGCGCGCGCGCACTGTGGCGTGCCACGGGGATGAAAGATGACGACTTCAAAAAGCCGATCATCGCGATTGCCAACTCGTTCACCCAATTCGTACCCGGCCATGTCCACCTCAAGGACCTGGGCCAGTTGGTCGCCCGCGAGATCGAACGCGCCGGCGGTGTAGCCAAAGAATTCAACACCATCGCCGTGGATGACGGCATCGCCATGGGCCATGACGGCATGCTGTATTCGCTGCCGAGCCGCGAGATCATCGCCGATTCCGTGGAGTACATGGTCAACGCCCACTGCGCCGACGCCATCGTGTGCATCTCCAACTGCGACAAGATCACCCCCGGCATGCTGATGGCCTCCCTGCGCCTGAATATCCCGGTGATTTTCGTGTCCGGCGGCCCGATGGAAGCCGGCAAGACCAAGCTCGCCTCCCACGGCCTCGACCTGGTCGATGCCATGGTCATCGCCGCCGATTCCAGCGCTTCTGACGAGAAGGTCGCGGAATACGAGCGCAGCGCCTGCCCGACCTGCGGTTCGTGCTCCGGCATGTTCACCGCCAACTCGATGAACTGCCTGGTAGAAGCCTTGGGCCTGGCGTTGCCGGGTAACGGCTCTACCCTGGCCACCCACAGCGACCGCGAGCAATTGTTCCTGCAAGCCGGCCGCACCATCGTCGAGCTGTGCAAGCGTTACTACACCGAGAACGATGAGTCGGTGTTGCCGCGCAACATCGCCAACTTCAAGGCGTTCGAAAACGCCATGACCCTGGACATCGCCATGGGCGGTTCCACCAACACCATCCTGCACTTGCTGGCCGCCGCCCAGGAAGCCGAGATCGATTTCGACCTGCGCGACATCGACCGTCTGTCCCGCCACGTGCCGCAACTGTGCAAAGTCGCGCCGAACATCCAGAAGTACCACATGGAAGACGTGCACCGCGCCGGCGGGATCTTCTCGATCCTGGGTTCCCTGGCCCGCGGCGGCCTGCTGCACACCGACCTGCCGACCGTGCACAGCAAATCCCTGGCCGAAGGCATCGCCAAATGGGACATCACCCAGACCACCGACGAAGCCGTGCATCACTTCTTCAAGGCCGGCCCGGCAGGCATCCCGACGCAAACCGCGTTCAGCCAGTCGACCCGTTGGGACACCCTCGACGACGACCGTGAAAACGGCTGCATCCGCAGTGTCGAGCACGCCTACTCCCAAGAAGGCGGCCTGGCCGTACTGTACGGCAACATCGCCCTCGACGGCTGCGTAGTCAAAACCGCTGGCGTGGACGAGTCGATCCACGTGTTCGAAGGCCGCGCCAAGATCTACGAAAGCCAGGACAGCTCGGTACGCGGCATCCTCGCCGACGAAGTCAAAGAAGGTGACATCGTCATCATCCGTTACGAGGGCCCGAAAGGCGGCCCGGGCATGCAAGAGATGCTCTACCCGACGTCGTACCTCAAATCCAAAGGCCTCGGCAAAGCCTGCGCCCTGCTGACCGACGGCCGTTTCTCCGGCGGCACCTCGGGCCTGTCCATCGGCCACGCTTCTCCAGAAGCCGCTGCCGGTGGCGCGATTGGCCTGGTGCAGGATGGCGACAAAGTGCTGATCGACATTCCGAACCGCTCGATCAACCTGTTAATCAGCGATGAAGAACTGGCTGCACGCCGGGTCGAACAGGACAAGAAAGGCTGGAAACCGGTCGAGAAGCGTCCACGTAAAGTGACGACCGCGTTGAAGGCTTATGCCCTGCTGGCTACCAGTGCCGACAAGGGTGCGGTACGTAACAAGGCGATGCTCGACGGCCTGTAAGCCTCGCCCATAAAAATGCCCCGCCAAGTGCGGGGCATTTTTTTGCCTGCAGAAAACCTCCAGAACACTGAAAATCAACTGTGGGAGCTGGCTTGCCTGCGAAAGCGGTGGGCCAGCCGGCTCATGTATGGCCTGACACACCGCCTTCGCGAGCAAGCCCGCTCCCACATTCGACCGCATTCCAATGCTGGAACCCGATCAAGTGTGGTCGACCGCACTCCTATGCTGGAACTCGGTCAAGTGTGGTCGACCGCACTCCTATGCTGGAACTCGGTCAAGTGTGGTCGACCGCACTCCTATGCTGGAACTCGGTCAAGTGTGGGAGCGGGCTTGCTCGCGAAGCAGGCGCCTCGGTCTTACTGAATCTCGTCAGGCTTGACGATCACCCAGTTCTTGTCGGCCGTCACCGGCAGCCCTTCCTTGGCTTGCGCCG is a window of Pseudomonas antarctica DNA encoding:
- a CDS encoding GMC family oxidoreductase, whose product is MPVPDLFRDGLARGWKTHNGAALGNDLTLEADVAIIGSGAGGGTTAEILSAAGYKVLLIEEGPLKTSSDFKLLEDEAYASLYQEGIGRMSKDGAITILQGRAVGGTTLINWTSSFRTPDATLAHWASEYAVKGHSSAEMAPWFEKMEQRLGIAPWAIPPNANNDVIRKGCEKLGYSWHVIPRNVRGCFNLGYCGMGCPVNAKQSMLVTTIPSTLEKGGELLYLARAERLNYSGDTISSLECVAMDERCVAPTGRKITVKAKHYVLSGGGINSPALLMRSDAPDPHSRLGKRTFLHLVNFSAGLFDEVINPFYGAPQSIYSDHFQWLDGTTGKMSYKLEAPPLHPGLASTLFGGYGTQNALDMSQLPHTHAMLALLRDGFHPDSPGGTVELRSDGTPVLDYQVSDYAWDGLRRAFHTMAEIQFAAGAKSVKPLHHDARYVNTLAEARSLIDGLSLELHRTTLGSAHVMGGCAMGEDPKNAVADSLGRHHQLRNLSIHDGSLFPTSIGANPQLSVYGLTAQLATALAERLKTA
- the coaD gene encoding pantetheine-phosphate adenylyltransferase, which translates into the protein MNRVLYPGTFDPITKGHGDLVERASRLFDHVIIAVAASPKKNPLFPLEQRVELAREVTKHLPNVEVVGFSTLLAHFAKEQNANVFLRGLRAVSDFEYEFQLANMNRQLAPDVESLFLTPSERYSFISSTLVREIAALGGDITKFVHPAVADALTLRFKK
- a CDS encoding YfhL family 4Fe-4S dicluster ferredoxin; its protein translation is MSLIITDDCINCDVCEPECPNAAISQGEEIYVIDPNLCTQCVGHYDEPQCQQVCPVDCIPLDEAHPETEEQLMEKYRKITGKA
- the mutM gene encoding bifunctional DNA-formamidopyrimidine glycosylase/DNA-(apurinic or apyrimidinic site) lyase — protein: MPELPEVETTRRGIAPHLEGQRVSRVVVRERRLRWPIPEDLDVRLSGQRIVLVERRAKYLLINAEVGTLISHLGMSGNLRMVEVGSPALKHEHVDIELESGLALRYTDPRRFGAMLWSHDPHNHELLMRLGPEPLTDLFDGERLFQLSRGRSMAVKPFIMDNAVVVGVGNIYATEALFAAGIDPRRAAGGISRGRYLKLAIEIKRVLAAAIERGGTTLRDFIGGDGQPGYFQQELFVYGRGGEACKVCGTELRNVVLGQRASVFCPKCQS
- a CDS encoding HDOD domain-containing protein, whose translation is MPPQPQIMVDLQMEQYMPDPDLEVIARLISQDPGLSGALLKIVNSPYYGLSNKIASIQRAVNLLGSRSIINLINAQSIKGEMSDDTIVTLNRFWDTAQDVAMTCLTLAKRTGSQTVDEAYALGLFHDCGVPLMLKRFPNYMTVLEEAYANAGPDCRVVDTENNAFNTNHAVVGYYTAKSWRLPEHVTDAIANHHNALAIFSDESSRTPQLKNLLAILKMAEHICSSYRVLGSQSVDHEWNAIGHLVLDYVGLSDYDFESMKLSIRELGAH
- a CDS encoding class I SAM-dependent rRNA methyltransferase yields the protein MSLPSLRLKANADRRLRNGHLWVYSNEIDVAATPLHGFQAGDQAILEAAGGKTLGIVAMSPNNLICARLLSRDIKLPLDKSLLVHRINVALSLRDRLFDKPFYRLVYGDSDLLPGLVVDRFGDILVVQIASATMEAHKEDVIAALTQVLKPSGILFKNDSAARDAEGLNRYVETVFGLVPEWVALEENGVKFEAPVIQGQKTGWFYDHRMNRARLAPYAKGKRVLDLYSYIGGWGVQAAAFGASEVFCVDASAFALDGVERNAALNGVAEKMTCIEGDVFEALKELKASEERFDVIVADPPAFIKRKKDMKNGEGAYRRLNEQAMRLLSKDGILVSASCSMHLPEDDLQNILLTSARHLDRNIQMLERGGQGPDHPVHPAIAETRYIKSITYRLLPNS
- a CDS encoding MFS transporter, with amino-acid sequence MSESTCSPPLSGDVKRQQLSRFILITCISLISFFPINILLPSFPALATRFDMPTADIALSISLFTLVFSISQLVAGPLSDKWGRKEVLLGCITLSILGAIGCALASDYLTFLLFRSLQAMGCGFFVLGHALVEDLFEEQDRARVRLYYMTLSGSFVALSPLIGSWLQTTFDWQGSFYGFALMALGMLIHAFCILPSKSASPHRAPVSIIGTLKAVASNRDFLRYWWIAALVFACYFALISVTPLIFMDALKLSEYQYALVLMVYGVAYLLGGVAASYLQKRIPLSRQINLGLGLLLVAGVLLTLIVSVEAITTITLLIPMLISALAVTLVRPAAISAAMLLFSSNAGTAASAGNSIMFLSAAVSSAALAQTGTHLLMTIAVSFILFSLWGWLTNARVGR
- the ilvD gene encoding dihydroxy-acid dehydratase translates to MPDYRSKTSTHGRNMAGARALWRATGMKDDDFKKPIIAIANSFTQFVPGHVHLKDLGQLVAREIERAGGVAKEFNTIAVDDGIAMGHDGMLYSLPSREIIADSVEYMVNAHCADAIVCISNCDKITPGMLMASLRLNIPVIFVSGGPMEAGKTKLASHGLDLVDAMVIAADSSASDEKVAEYERSACPTCGSCSGMFTANSMNCLVEALGLALPGNGSTLATHSDREQLFLQAGRTIVELCKRYYTENDESVLPRNIANFKAFENAMTLDIAMGGSTNTILHLLAAAQEAEIDFDLRDIDRLSRHVPQLCKVAPNIQKYHMEDVHRAGGIFSILGSLARGGLLHTDLPTVHSKSLAEGIAKWDITQTTDEAVHHFFKAGPAGIPTQTAFSQSTRWDTLDDDRENGCIRSVEHAYSQEGGLAVLYGNIALDGCVVKTAGVDESIHVFEGRAKIYESQDSSVRGILADEVKEGDIVIIRYEGPKGGPGMQEMLYPTSYLKSKGLGKACALLTDGRFSGGTSGLSIGHASPEAAAGGAIGLVQDGDKVLIDIPNRSINLLISDEELAARRVEQDKKGWKPVEKRPRKVTTALKAYALLATSADKGAVRNKAMLDGL